Genomic segment of Bifidobacterium lemurum:
ATGCCCTACGAGATCTTCGACAACGTCAAGCCGAACCCGCCGGTCGAATGCATCAAGGACGGCGTGGAGAAGTTCGCCGCCTCCGGCGCGGACTTCCTGATCGGCCTGGGCGGCGGCAGCCCGCAGGACACGTGCAAGGGCATCGGCATCGTGACCGCCAACCCCGAGTTCTCCGACGTGCTCTCCCTCGAGGGCGTGGCCGACACCAAGAACCCCTCCGTGCCGATCTTCGGCGTGCCCACCACCGCCGGCACCGCCTCCGAGACCACCATCAACTACGTGGTCACCGACACCGCCAACAAGCGCAAGTTCGTGGCCGTCGACCCGCACGACATCCCGATCGTCGCGTTCGTGGACCCCGACCTGACCGACTCCATGCCGCGCGGCCTGAAGGTCGCCACCGGCCTGGACGCCCTGACCCACGCCATCGAGGGCTACATCACCCCGGGCGCGTGGAGCCTGTCCGACTGCCTGAGCATGCAGACCATCCGCATGATCGCCCAGAACCTCGCCAAGAGCGCGGACGGCGACGTGCCCGCCGGCGAGCAGATGGCCTACGCCAGCTACATCACCGGCATGGCCTACTCCAACGTCGGCCTGGGACTCGTGCACGGCATGGCCCACCCGCTCGGCGGCCGCCTGAACGTGGCCCACGGCGTGGCCAACGGCATCCTGCTCGCCCCGGTCATGGACTACAACAAGGACCACACCGGCGAGAAGTACCGCGACATCGCCGACGCGTTCGGCGTGGCCGGCGCGTACGACATGCCGCTCGAGGACGCCCG
This window contains:
- the fucO gene encoding lactaldehyde reductase encodes the protein MVYRMIFNQTAYFGRGAIQEIPGVARSHGFTKAFVVTDPVLVETGTVGKVTDVLDAAGMPYEIFDNVKPNPPVECIKDGVEKFAASGADFLIGLGGGSPQDTCKGIGIVTANPEFSDVLSLEGVADTKNPSVPIFGVPTTAGTASETTINYVVTDTANKRKFVAVDPHDIPIVAFVDPDLTDSMPRGLKVATGLDALTHAIEGYITPGAWSLSDCLSMQTIRMIAQNLAKSADGDVPAGEQMAYASYITGMAYSNVGLGLVHGMAHPLGGRLNVAHGVANGILLAPVMDYNKDHTGEKYRDIADAFGVAGAYDMPLEDARKAAVDAVRELTVKLGNPTTISEVGATEDDLAGLAHDAFNDVCTPGNPRQATEEDILAIYTSLM